The following coding sequences lie in one Deltaproteobacteria bacterium genomic window:
- a CDS encoding Tim44 domain-containing protein — translation MSRKRLASLAALAIVVLTYAATAWARPGGGHGFGGGGGGGGGGGGGGGGGGFSSHSFGGGHSGGGGMDLGWTLFVIAVAMIVVLVVPIASGRIVAQGADWSSSTVDTLAQPPTPGLDRAELARLARHDPNLSIVLLEDFVQELYVRAHEARADAASLALLAPYIDPKQRDALLARNQGPLLAVRDIVVGASDLAKLTVLDARALLSVDFTANYTELLAHGDTQQRYYVRERWTLERSLNAKSRAPDEWRAFNCPKCGGPVALAHERACEYCNAPFERGDHEWFVVGIRVEECNVLPPQLGGYAEEVYGGPTIVDPSLPEHLTALEIEDPAFDPEAFDRHVTMVYHRLNQAWSSLDWAAVRPFTTDRFWLAQTYWIEAYRSQGLRNRMDEASIRRIELTKATRDAFFWALTVRVFASAIDTTVHEATGRRVGGNGSARRYSEYWTFIRSVGRRAATTDTPVCPNCGADAKVGMAGNCDACGVKLTGGAYDWVLSKIEQDEVYR, via the coding sequence ATGAGTCGCAAGCGGCTCGCATCGCTCGCCGCGCTCGCGATCGTCGTGCTCACCTACGCCGCGACCGCGTGGGCACGGCCCGGCGGCGGCCACGGCTTCGGTGGCGGTGGTGGTGGCGGTGGCGGTGGCGGTGGCGGTGGTGGTGGTGGCGGCTTCAGCTCGCATTCGTTCGGCGGTGGTCACTCGGGCGGGGGCGGCATGGACCTCGGCTGGACCCTCTTCGTCATCGCGGTGGCGATGATCGTGGTGCTCGTGGTCCCCATCGCGAGCGGCCGCATCGTGGCGCAGGGCGCCGACTGGAGCAGCAGCACCGTCGACACGCTGGCGCAACCGCCAACGCCGGGCCTCGATCGCGCGGAGCTGGCGCGCTTGGCCCGGCACGATCCCAATCTCTCCATCGTTCTGCTCGAGGACTTCGTGCAGGAGCTGTACGTGCGCGCGCACGAGGCCCGTGCCGACGCGGCCTCGCTGGCCCTACTGGCACCCTACATCGACCCGAAGCAACGCGATGCCTTGCTCGCCCGCAATCAGGGCCCACTGCTCGCCGTCCGCGACATCGTCGTGGGCGCGTCGGACCTCGCGAAGCTCACCGTGCTGGACGCACGCGCGCTGCTCTCGGTCGACTTCACGGCAAACTACACCGAGCTGCTCGCACACGGCGACACGCAGCAGCGCTACTACGTGCGCGAGCGTTGGACGCTCGAGCGCAGCCTGAACGCGAAGAGCCGCGCCCCCGACGAATGGCGCGCCTTCAACTGCCCCAAGTGCGGCGGACCGGTCGCGCTCGCCCACGAGCGCGCGTGCGAGTACTGCAACGCGCCGTTCGAGCGCGGCGACCACGAGTGGTTCGTCGTGGGGATTCGGGTCGAGGAATGCAACGTCTTGCCGCCGCAGCTGGGCGGCTACGCCGAGGAGGTCTACGGCGGTCCGACCATCGTGGATCCATCGCTGCCGGAGCACCTCACGGCGCTCGAGATCGAGGATCCTGCGTTCGATCCCGAGGCCTTCGATCGCCACGTGACGATGGTCTACCACCGGCTCAACCAGGCCTGGAGCTCGCTCGACTGGGCCGCCGTCCGCCCGTTCACGACCGATCGCTTCTGGCTGGCGCAGACGTACTGGATCGAGGCCTATCGCAGCCAGGGGCTGCGCAACCGGATGGACGAGGCTTCGATTCGGCGCATCGAGCTGACCAAGGCCACGCGCGATGCGTTCTTCTGGGCGTTGACCGTGCGCGTGTTCGCGTCTGCAATCGACACGACCGTGCACGAGGCCACCGGTCGCCGCGTCGGCGGCAACGGCAGCGCTCGCCGGTACAGCGAGTACTGGACCTTCATCCGCTCGGTCGGTCGCCGCGCCGCGACGACCGACACCCCGGTGTGTCCCAACTGCGGCGCGGATGCCAAGGTCGGCATGGCCGGCAACTGCGACGCCTGCGGTGTGAAGCTCACCGGCGGCGCCTACGACTGGGTGCTCAGCAAGATCGAGCAGGACGAGGTCTATCGCTAG
- a CDS encoding right-handed parallel beta-helix repeat-containing protein — translation MPSPTLEHLTVQWLVDGDTNENGVVTVRWREPGGSWHEGTPLRRTPAGALEGFEWPNRHVGTVFGLSPGTAYEVELALSDPDGGCEIRTLTASTRPVPAAMPGAPVIAVDPGSFAAAAAAAQPGDVLELAAGTYASFTFPVDGTADAPIVVRAAGAVVVDGEVRLDGRAHVIVQGLEVHGQIKFNDALDLAFIGNHVITEGDGIVTKTRSENLYIADNLVEGATVWAEGSLGVDGDNIGEGIEVTGPGHVIEHNRVRGFRDCISFIEDDGAIDQWSIDVLYNDISEGADDGIEADFCFHDCRVIGNRLTNVFMGISSQPALGGPSYFVRNAIYNAAFQAFKLQRGSIGDVGWHNTVVKMGDALSTFTEDVFARQHFRNNLFLGGPGATYAGYDNGEGDVIDLAAITQFDLDYDGYGSAAGMFTGDLGGTAFSSLAELQANTTEVHAIEIDASVFAAAVAVPSAAFPAAAAPDLRLAAGSVAVDAGAVIPGFAHDGAAPDLGAYELGDELPTYGPRP, via the coding sequence CTGCCGTCGCCGACCCTCGAACATCTCACCGTGCAGTGGCTCGTCGACGGCGACACCAACGAGAACGGCGTCGTCACCGTGCGCTGGCGCGAGCCCGGCGGCAGCTGGCACGAGGGCACGCCGCTGCGTCGCACGCCGGCCGGTGCGCTCGAGGGCTTCGAGTGGCCCAATCGCCACGTCGGCACCGTGTTCGGGCTGTCGCCGGGCACCGCCTACGAGGTCGAGCTGGCGCTGTCGGATCCCGATGGCGGCTGCGAGATCCGGACGCTCACCGCGTCGACGCGGCCGGTGCCCGCGGCGATGCCGGGTGCACCGGTGATCGCGGTCGATCCCGGCAGCTTCGCGGCCGCGGCCGCCGCGGCCCAGCCCGGCGACGTGCTCGAGCTGGCGGCCGGCACCTACGCCAGCTTCACGTTCCCGGTCGACGGCACCGCGGACGCGCCGATCGTCGTGCGTGCCGCAGGCGCGGTCGTCGTCGACGGCGAGGTGCGCCTCGATGGTCGTGCCCACGTGATCGTGCAGGGCCTCGAGGTCCACGGGCAGATCAAGTTCAACGATGCGCTCGACCTCGCGTTCATCGGCAACCACGTCATCACCGAGGGCGACGGCATCGTCACCAAGACCCGCTCGGAGAACCTCTATATCGCCGACAACCTCGTCGAGGGCGCGACGGTTTGGGCCGAGGGCTCGCTCGGCGTCGACGGCGACAACATCGGCGAGGGCATCGAGGTCACCGGCCCCGGTCACGTGATCGAGCACAACCGCGTGCGCGGCTTCCGTGACTGCATCTCGTTCATCGAGGACGACGGTGCGATCGATCAGTGGTCGATCGACGTGCTCTACAACGACATCTCCGAGGGGGCCGACGACGGCATCGAGGCCGACTTCTGCTTCCACGACTGCCGGGTCATCGGCAATCGTCTGACCAACGTGTTCATGGGCATCTCGTCGCAGCCCGCGCTCGGGGGGCCGAGCTACTTCGTGCGCAACGCGATCTACAACGCCGCGTTCCAGGCCTTCAAGCTGCAGCGCGGCAGCATCGGTGACGTCGGCTGGCACAACACCGTCGTCAAGATGGGCGATGCACTCAGCACCTTCACGGAGGACGTGTTCGCGCGGCAGCACTTCCGCAACAACCTCTTCCTCGGCGGCCCGGGGGCGACCTACGCCGGCTACGACAACGGCGAGGGCGACGTCATCGACCTCGCCGCCATCACCCAGTTCGATCTCGACTACGACGGCTACGGTTCTGCCGCGGGCATGTTCACCGGCGACCTCGGCGGCACCGCATTCAGCAGCCTCGCCGAGCTGCAGGCCAACACCACCGAGGTGCACGCGATCGAGATCGACGCCTCGGTGTTCGCTGCCGCCGTCGCGGTGCCGAGCGCAGCGTTCCCCGCCGCCGCGGCGCCCGACCTACGCCTGGCGGCCGGCTCGGTCGCGGTCGATGCCGGTGCGGTCATCCCGGGCTTCGCCCACGACGGCGCCGCGCCCGATCTCGGCGCGTACGAGCTCGGCGACGAGCTGCCGACCTACGGTCCGCGGCCCTGA